In the Primulina eburnea isolate SZY01 chromosome 15, ASM2296580v1, whole genome shotgun sequence genome, ATAACTAAATTCTTACCCAGTGTTGTAGGGGATGAAGCATATGCTATCTCTACACACTGCTTCCAATTGGTCAGCAATATGTTGTGACAAGTCACGGCCATCTGTGCCAATCGGGCATGTAGGAATATTACCGGGAtccacaaacaaaaaaaaatcagccttgtcttttttcttcaaatctttGTAGAGGTGACTGCATGATATAGATGCACAAATATATCGTttagaaaatttcaaaatatgaaCAACTAccacaaaaaatattatataaatgcaCAAATATTGTAAGTTAGACATTATATATACCCCATGTAAACTAAAATTTGTCTGGCACCTATCTCCCTCATCTCCATAAAGCGTACAATATCTTCTCTTAGCAACCTTATGCTTTTAGGACGTCCAAACATAGCGTCCTCAAAATTAATGCATATGGTATCCGATTCATTCAGCAATCGAACAACATGAGAGTAGATATACTTGCACGACATGGGTAATGTTTTCTCAATTTCTTTGAAATTGTCGCGCTGACCAGGAACATTCGCAAGCACATCTGATTGAGGTTTCCCCTTCCtctacaatttaaaatattattcataaaagtgctttaaaataaaacattattcgAGCAACATATATGACAGTTACAAACACAAAGTCAAATGAAAACCGAAAGTACCTTTGTCGTTGGAAAAATAACAAACTCTTTATGCCAACCAACAATGACTCCAACAGCATCATTGATGATTGTTGGTCCAAACTTAATTGGGATCGGAAGCTGTGCTTTTGCATCTAAGACAACATCAACAGATACCATGAAGTTCTCTTCCCCAAGTGGAACATGGTGAATCATAACATTTGGACCTCCTTCTGATATTATTGTGCCATAAGCCACCACGTTTTCGCGTTCCTTTACAGCCAGGTGACATTTTTTCCCCTATCAAGAACAAAAAGACatgatatattttgatatgGAGGTGAATAGAATTTAATTGACATCAAAATTCAGAAACATACAACCTTCATATTTGAAGTGCCGCAATCATAAACTTCTTGCACATCATCTGACAATTTTGAGTCTTTCACTCTTGAGAACTTGTTTGATGCTACAGTTTCAGAAGATCGATCATCTATTAATGGAAGCACAGCAGCAAGTTGAGACCTCAGCATCTCCAATTCAGCTTTCAAACTTTTAGTCTCCTCCGATTGTGCTTTTACATTTTCAATCACAGCTTTTGATATTGTCTCTCTCTTCTTCCTTGGAGTTTTAAAGTATACTTGTGGTTTTACGAAACCTCCCACACCTCGAACCCTTCCATAGTGTTCTTGGCTTCCTAAGGCAGCGGTTAACACGTCATTCATTCCAGAAGATTTGAACTCTCCTTTGCCTTTATTTTCCAACAATTCATCCTACAATTGGAGACATGACAAATCAATTCACAATCTACAGTGTTATTTATCTAGGCAATATGGCGAttgaataaaactaaacattTACAATTTTTTCAGCTACTTCGGATGTCTCCGAACTTGTTATGTTGCCGGATTTGTCTTCTCGAGCTTTACGCCAAAGCACAGATCTATCAACTTCCTCATCTTCAGCAACCAATTTTTTGTTCCGCTACAATTTTAAAACTCATATGTTTAATAACATGAAGAACATGCTAAAAATTACAAACATATTGCTCTATTTCTTACCAGTTCAGCCTCCAATCCGATGTAACCCTTGCGAGACATTCTGTGGTGATATTTACAATGCATGGtccgttgtttttgtttttcatgAGTAACCTGCATCATTATGTTGGCTCAGTTAAGTATTGAATTTAATACATTCGTGAGGAAGCATATCAATTATTAAAGTACCTCCCATGATGGATCCAGTCTCGCATCCACAAATTCTTTCCAATCCGCTAGTGGAAGTTGATACTGACTTGGTGGAGAAATCAACTTTTCAGGATTATCTTTGTTCGGCCAAACAAATCTACTACTCAATTTGTTTTTGAAATCTCTCCACTTCTGAGATGCTGAATTCATCACAGCATACTGACTTTCAGGCGCTAGTTCAAAGACATTCTGCAACAAAAAAGATTATTTTGAGGTGCAAGTATGATTGTAAATTCAAATTGAAGCTTGTACTTACCGAAATCTCTTCccacagtttttgttttatggtTTCTGGAACTTTAGGCCATGACTTTATACTGATTGGCACCATGGCTCTAGCAATAGAACCAATGTATGATTGTAAAGCCCTTCCATTTGCATTGTATGCTGGCCGCCCCATGtcatcataatcaatcttcGCTTTTTTCCCCCATCTGGCAGTAGCAATTAGTTTACCCATCAACGTAGGGCCTCGCTTGTTCTTCTGCACATCTACAGGATGTTCTTCTTCATCAGTAAGTATAGGGTGCTCTGCATTAGTAACTTCCTTTAGCTTATCATCATGTACTCCTTGTATCATCTCAACTGTAGCATTTGTGCCCTTTTTTTTACGACCCATTGAGCCTTTTTCTACATATTTACATTAATGACACAAATGTTAAAACCTACACAATAACATTAACCATtaaaataacataaacaataattctaataagacatgtataaacatgaaataaataataacacaaacaataataacataaataataaacatGACTTGTAGAAACCTGACATAAATAATAAACATGACATAAATAATAGCAATAAGGTTATGTTTATAGCATAACAAAAAACATGACATGAAAGTGAAACACATCATTTTTTCTTGTTCGTTTCCCAGCCACCCTCAGTTTCTGATCTAAAGTAACTTTCATGAGCCGGAATACAATGAGTATCAACATCATCAATTGGTCGAGAATCAGGAATACTAGTCCAACCATCATCATCTCCCTCGTAACATCGATTTGGCACAGGGAGTACAATTGACCACCCTTTTTGTAATGGGTCATCAATATAAAAGACTTGATTGACTTGACTTGCAAGGACAAATGAGTAATTCTTGTGCCCTATTTTGTTCATATTGACCAAGGTGAATCCACATTCATCATTGTTGATAACTCCTTTGTCATTTGCAACCCACACACACTTGAAAAGAGGAACTTGAAATTGATGATAGTCCAACTCCCATATTTCTTCAATCACTCCATAGAAAGTCACATCAGTCATCAAGAGATTCTTATCTTTGGCACTACAGACAAGCATGGTGGTAGCAACTAGAGAAACCCCACTGTTTTGGCAAACTCTCTCATCATCCCGTGCCTTTGTTTGGTATAAATTGCCATTTATCACGTAACTGCTATACTTAATGACTTGCCCACGTGGACCATGAGCCAGCCATGTCAATGTTGATGTCGTTCCACCATTGCAGCTATCTATTTCAGCATCCACCTGACATTTATACAATTAGAATAGGGTGATTAAAATACTTGCTCCAAACTGTTCACCGCAAAATGCATAAAGCAGATTTATCCACCTAACCTTTGCACGAAACCAGTCAATGAACTTCTTATTGTGAGCATCTTGTATCCACCTTTCATCTTTCTCTTTTTTCGGAAACATTGACTTCAGGAAATATTTATGTTCACTGTGGAAATATTTATATAGCAATTTGTGTTGGATATTAAATATTGACAATCACATGGGTGCAGAATTATAGAATAATACAATACACTTACATAACGTATGGAGATACTTCTTCTGTATTTTCCAGCACAGTCAAATGTGCTTGTTGAAGGTCAACTTGTGGCACTACAATTGGTGTTTTGCAGGCTACAATGTTTGATTTGGGATCAAGATTTGATTGAGGCAACCCAATAGGATCAAGGTCATTTAGGTATTCCGAACAAAACTCAATTGCTTCTTCGGCTGAATATCTCTGCACAATGCAACCTTCAGGATGTTTACGACTGCCTACATAACTCTTAAGCACCTTCATGGATCTTTCGAACGGGTACATCCACCGGAAGTACACTGGTCCACATAATCGAACTTCTCGAACAAGATGAACTGTTAAGTGAAGCATGACATCGAAGAAAGAAGGGGGGAAATACTGCTCCAATAAGCAGAGTGTAACAACCAAGTCAGATTGCAGCTTATCTAACTTGGCTACATCTATCACCTTGCAACAAATATCTTTGAAGAAGAAGCATAGTCTTATAATGGCATATCTAACATGTTTTGGTAATGCATCACGTATGAGTATTGGCAGGAAATGCTGCATTAGAACATGAAAATCATGAGATTTCAAGCCAATCAATTTCAACTCAGACAAGGACACAAGATTTTTCAGGTTCGATGAGAAACCTTCTGGGACTTTTATATCCATTATCGACTGACAAACTTGTAACTTTTCTTTTTTTGTGAATGAGCATGCAGCAGGAGGAAGATATGTTCTTTTTTCACAAAATTTAGGTGCCAATTCAGGCCTAACTCCCATTTGAACCATGTCCAACCTAGCTGCCACATTGTCCTTGGTTTTTCCTTTAACATTCATCAAAGTATTAATGAGGGATTCGAAGACATTTTTCTCTATGTGCATCACATCGAGACAATGCCTAACATGCAGGTGTTTCCAATAAGGAAGATtgaaaaaaattgatttcttCTTCCAACATTTTCTGAAATCTGTTGATCCAAAATCTTTTTCTTCTTTACTATCTTCCAAATTATTGTCCTTTGCATTCTTTCTCTTTTTACCTTTCACACTAATCTTCTTTCCAAAAACACACCTTATTTCAGAAAGTTTGTCAAACAAAGCAACCCCAGATAATGGTGTAGATGATTCTCCATGTTCTTCCATACCATCGAACTCTTTCATTTGCCTCCGATATGGATGAAACCGTGGTAGGAATCGTCTATGACCAACAAATGACATTTTCTTCCCATTTTCCAAATGCTTTGCACAAGTATCTTCTTTGCATACTGGGCATGCATAATAACCATGTGTAGTACATCCACTAAGGTTACCATAGGATGGAAAGTCATTGATGGTCCATAGTAAGACTGCTTTAAGAGTGAAAAATTGTCTTCGATAAGCATCATACACACCATCAACTCCATCCCACAGTCGTTGCAAATCTTCAACTAACACATCAAGATAGACATCTATATCGTTTCCTGGCTGTTTAGGCCCTGAAATGAGCATAGTTAGCATGATGAATTTTCTCTTCATACACATGTTTGGAGGCAGATTATAGGTGACCAACATAATTGGCCAGCAACTGTACCGACTACTAAGGTTGCTATAAGGATTAATGCCATCAGCTGCAAGTGCAAGGCGAAGATTTCTTGGTTCACTTTCGAAGTCGGGCCACATATGATCCACCAACTTCCAAGATGGTGAATCAGCTGGATGACGCAACTGACCGGGAACTCCTGTGGTTTCTGCATGCCATGTTAAATTTTTGGAGGTATGTAGAGATTTAAACATGCGCTTAAATCTTGGTATGGGAGGGAAATACCACAACACCTTTGCAGGAACACCTTTCTTCTCAACGTTCTTCTTGGTTAGCTTCCACCGTGACAAGCCACATTTAGGGCAGTTTACGCAATCTTTATATTGTTTCCTATAAAGAATGCAATCATTGGAACAAGCATGAATCTTTCATGACTCAACGCCAAACAACTCAATGTCTTTTTTACATCATACATTTTGGTTGGCAGGTTGTGATTATCTGGTAGCATATCCCCAAAATCAATTAGTAGATCGGAAAATAGAGCGTCACTCATCCCATGCTTTGCTTTGGTGTTGTATAGTTTCACAATTGCACTCAACTTTTTGTAACGCTTACATCCATTATACAAAGGTTTCTCTGCTTCCTCCAAAAATTCCATAAACGCTTCTGGATTTTCTGTATAGTTATCATATGCTGTCCTCACACATATTAGTGGTTTCAAAGTTTCCGTGATACTTACCAATTGGCTCCTTGTTCGTGCTCCAATTTACTTTGTCACTTTCAGCAGACTCACCGTGCCAAATCCAATTCACATAATTTTGACTAAAACCATGGAAATAAAGATGCTCTCGAATGGACTTAGCTGGtctttttttaagatttttacatTTGCAACAAGGACAATGAATTAAATTGGGGTCAATATGAGATTTCTCTAAACAACCTCTGATAAACAGTTCCACACCCTCCTCGTACTGTTTTGACCTTCTATCCAAGTGAATCCAAGATTTATCCATTTCAATACAGCAAAATACCAGaaatatataacaataaatTTGATCTAAACCtgaaaatattacatttaaatgtcattttcaatttaatttgttGAACGCAAAAAAAACGAAAGAAGACTACCTATTGATGAAAATAAAGTAACATTGGTAAGTAGACATTTTAATCAGAAAAATTAGTACACAAATCATGCCGATTCCGAAAAAAGAAAAagttatacattttctttaagaaaaataaaaaaacaataaaataacttaaatgGTTTATTTCCTCAAACACAACGAAGGCGAATTTTACAGATCAATAACAATTAGCTTAAAAACCTTTACAAGCAAAATAAAGACTTCAAACCCCTTCTATAAAATCCAAATTAGTTCCTGGCAATTAATTACTAATATATTAAAGGCACGCTAGCTTTCCCTGTTTAACTACACGACTAgagattaaaattaaaaaaaaaactagaggATCGAAGAATCAAAGAGACTATGGTAGACGACAAGCTACAAGGTTCTTCGGGCTGTCTCTTCTCACACTCTCTTTTGTCCATTCTGTTGAACCCTAGCTAGCTTAGCTGTAGGGAagcttattattttaataacatCAAATAATATTTCTTTTATCTCTTAAAACTCGAAATGATAAGATATTTAGTACAAGAAAGCATGGTTAATTTGGAGATATGGGCGCCAGCTATAggtttctgaattctgaatAAACATATTTTAGTTTGTCTcggatatataaaaaaaaaatttagtacaAGAAAGCATGGTTAATTTGGAGATATGGGCTTCTGCATATCTGTGTTTTTAAAACTGAAGCATATATGTCTAACTTTTATGactgatatttaaaaattaggAGGTGCATTTTAGGAACAAGGCAGCAGAACAAAATAATATACAAAGGAGGTGCATTTTAGGAACAAGGCATCAGAACACCAAACCAAATCATAATGCACAGAATCTCGAATACAACGACATTGGTAGGAAAACATATAGCAGATCTGGAATATAATGCAACACTAAGTGCAAAAAATTTTAAGGGACGCACACGTCGGGTAGAGGAAGTAACACAAGCAGAACACCAAACCAAATCATATACCAAAGTAGTTCATTTTAGGAGCAAGCCAGCAGTAGGATTAACTCACTTATTTTTCTCTTCCACTCCACAGCAAAATGGAAACCGGTGCTTCAAAACCCTAAACATATGAGTAGAACAGAGGAAAACATATAAGCACATAATCTCGAATTTATGCAAcgctaaaataaaaatattaagaaGGAAGAACGCGCTGGGTAACGAAATTAACACAAGTCGAAAACCATATTCGAGCAAGTCCAAGGCAAACACACACCCAAATATCGCTTTCCGAGGCGAAGGAGAGTAGCAAAAGAGATTGAGTCGCGCGCAGGACAATAGAAAGAGATGGGCGTAAGGCAGACGGGAACGACAAAAATTTAGGAGGAAAGAACGAAGTGACTTGTTTACCTCTCAGACAGGCACAACCTCTTTACTTAGTTGAGACCCTACGTAGAACTTATCGGCTCATCTatttacttcgcttgtgtttcagatcggcgacggtttatgccaatccgtcgctatttttagcgacggtttaatttaaaccgtcgctgatttatAATATCGCGACGGGTTCTTCTTTAACCGTCGCTCAAATTcgatattaaattaataaaatttgtcGGTTCAGTTTTTTACTTCAGTAAGACCTTTTTTTATTGGTTTGTTACTTCATCAAAAATAatatgccgaagtaaaataaaaaaaaatttaaagtgaagcccgtgtttttacacaaccgaagtaaaatatattattttacttcgcttgtgttattaatgaagttattggtaacgtattacttcgtaatttattttTGCCGAAGTAACGTCTGGCGAagtaaaatgtcatttttcacaTAGTGTGGGGTAGAATGGCAAGATAAAATCTTTTCTATCCTAGAGTTGAGAGATAATGGGaatgatttgatatcaaaagatttttgaaGGATAATTGAGGGTGCACATGGTCGATTTTTTTGTCTAGGAACAAGggagaaaattgcttaattatttaattgttggTGATTTAAAAGTGAGAGAAATTATCTACCAAGAAGAGATTAAGGAAATGAATCAAAAGAATGAGTTGTCAAATGTTTATTCAAGTCTCCTATGAGGTGGCCGATTTCTTCATGATAAATGGGGatgaaatattgcttaaatattaattagtggTGAATAAAATGTAGGGAATTATCGGTCGAGAAAAGGGTAAGGAAAGATATCAAAGGAAATGAGTtgacaaattaattaaatccctaaaaggtgatggccgaaaattacaataaaatggaggagaaaatgtttcttaattattgaattttaaatctttagtgttttatctacacattaaatattttagttatttaaaaaattaattattgaacctaaatgaacttatttattACTTACatcaaattacttaaataattccttaaacattcttttacattaaattaacttattatttatcttaaataaattctagaaatgttTTCTTAAAATTggattttatctcaatactctaactccagtccggcctcacttatttaactgaaaagataataattaaactactgcataaaataattaactttaaagaaaataatttaaatcctcatgcataaaaatcattttaatttaaataatagtaattatgcatggcttatatgtAGTCTGATTTAATGGGTTTTACAACTCTCCCcctttaaaagaaatttcgttctcgaaattaaaacttaccgaataactcggaataccgactcctcatcttTGGCTcacacgtagcttcctcctctgaatgattaagccatttgactttcactcgcttaaccagcttgtttcgaagcttcttctcctgt is a window encoding:
- the LOC140815475 gene encoding uncharacterized protein, encoding MEFLEEAEKPLYNGCKRYKKLSAIVKLYNTKAKHGMSDALFSDLLIDFGDMLPDNHNLPTKMKQYKDCVNCPKCGLSRWKLTKKNVEKKGVPAKVLWYFPPIPRFKRMFKSLHTSKNLTWHAETTGVPGQLRHPADSPSWKLVDHMWPDFESEPRNLRLALAADGINPYSNLSSRYSCWPIMLVTYNLPPNMCMKRKFIMLTMLISGPKQPGNDIDVYLDVLVEDLQRLWDGVDGVYDAYRRQFFTLKAVLLWTINDFPSYGNLSGCTTHGYYACPVCKEDTCAKHLENGKKMSFVGHRRFLPRFHPYRRQMKEFDGMEEHGESSTPLSGVALFDKLSEIRCVFGKKISVKGKKRKNAKDNNLEDSKEEKDFGSTDFRKCWKKKSIFFNLPYWKHLHVRHCLDVMHIEKNVFESLINTLMNVKGKTKDNVAARLDMVQMGVRPELAPKFCEKRTYLPPAACSFTKKEKLQVCQSIMDIKVPEGFSSNLKNLVSLSELKLIGLKSHDFHVLMQHFLPILIRDALPKHVRYAIIRLCFFFKDICCKVIDVAKLDKLQSDLVVTLCLLEQYFPPSFFDVMLHLTVHLVREVRLCGPVYFRWMYPFERSMKVLKSYVGSRKHPEGCIVQRYSAEEAIEFCSEYLNDLDPIGLPQSNLDPKSNIVACKTPIVVPQVDLQQAHLTVLENTEEVSPYVIEHKYFLKSMFPKKEKDERWIQDAHNKKFIDWFRAKVDAEIDSCNGGTTSTLTWLAHGPRGQVIKYSSYVINGNLYQTKARDDERVCQNSGVSLVATTMLVCSAKDKNLLMTDVTFYGVIEEIWELDYHQFQVPLFKCVWVANDKGVINNDECGFTLVNMNKIGHKNYSFVLASQVNQVFYIDDPLQKGWSIVLPVPNRCYEGDDDGWTSIPDSRPIDDVDTHCIPAHESYFRSETEGGWETNKKK
- the LOC140815474 gene encoding uncharacterized protein, which gives rise to MIHHVPLGEENFMVSVDVVLDAKAQLPIPIKFGPTIINDAVGVIVGWHKEFVIFPTTKRKGKPQSDVLANVPGQRDNFKEIEKTLPMSCKYIYSHVVRLLNESDTICINFEDAMFGRPKSIRLLREDIVRFMEMREIGARQILVYMGHLYKDLKKKDKADFFLFVDPGNIPTCPIGTDGRDLSQHIADQLEAVCRDSICFIPYNTG